One Novipirellula artificiosorum DNA segment encodes these proteins:
- a CDS encoding ankyrin repeat domain-containing protein: MNNMIRESTYLRTVRHHLILTMLLLCISWTVVANAQQVATGSMSGRIVLTAPIPKVPPLRMLPNGQPNFGHFPTIEQRARIEAARVQVQDQSLLVSQDGGLANALVYIRKPPEGYVAPQPPGEPAIIEVKNFFTMHPRVQIVRVGQLISFRNAHDHLSDFRFSPTYSESLNFLLQPGQRRQEAYVFGKNEPVPVRIHSDLLNIDSYILAVDHSFTAITDTDGRYEIKDLSAGEYTLFVWHERVGVHSRISVNVEAGKQAEHTLSVPGTEFEDYTDNLNAMLKTIQSGDLNAVKSLMNSVVAADRNSLKLHILQSPNVAVIELLYTQWNLDLNPAQFAVVRGNLAAVKQETAAMPADQIDALHLLHLASVHGRVDVIVELMKRKPSIEQGYHYGATPLAYAAEQGHIEAVAKLIELGADVNFKADYTALQRACIGKQPATVRLLLEKGADPNIARHDGQTALHLATKFGCDECVKLLLEHGADPKAIADVDATPMGR, translated from the coding sequence ATGAACAACATGATTCGTGAATCGACGTACCTGCGAACTGTTCGACACCATTTGATTCTGACGATGCTTTTACTTTGCATTAGTTGGACCGTCGTTGCCAACGCTCAACAAGTTGCGACAGGCTCCATGAGCGGGCGAATTGTGCTGACAGCTCCCATTCCTAAAGTGCCTCCGCTTCGGATGCTGCCGAACGGGCAGCCCAACTTTGGGCATTTTCCGACCATTGAGCAACGTGCTCGCATTGAAGCAGCGAGAGTGCAAGTCCAAGATCAATCGTTGTTAGTCAGTCAGGATGGTGGACTAGCCAATGCGCTCGTTTACATCCGCAAGCCGCCCGAAGGTTACGTTGCGCCGCAACCGCCAGGCGAACCTGCCATCATTGAAGTGAAGAACTTTTTTACGATGCATCCTCGCGTGCAAATTGTTCGAGTCGGCCAGCTGATTTCGTTCCGTAATGCTCACGATCACTTGAGTGATTTTCGCTTCTCGCCAACGTACTCCGAATCTCTGAACTTCCTGCTTCAACCTGGGCAACGCCGCCAGGAAGCCTATGTTTTCGGGAAGAACGAACCTGTCCCTGTCAGAATTCATTCCGACCTGTTGAATATTGATTCATACATTCTAGCCGTCGATCATTCGTTCACCGCAATCACAGACACCGATGGAAGGTACGAAATCAAAGACCTGTCCGCAGGCGAATATACGTTGTTTGTATGGCACGAACGTGTCGGCGTTCATTCTCGTATTTCTGTGAATGTCGAGGCGGGGAAACAAGCCGAGCATACGCTCAGTGTTCCAGGCACTGAATTTGAAGATTACACGGACAATTTGAACGCCATGTTAAAGACGATTCAAAGCGGTGACCTGAACGCCGTCAAGTCGCTGATGAATTCAGTCGTTGCAGCGGATCGAAACAGCCTGAAGCTTCACATCCTACAGAGCCCGAATGTCGCAGTGATTGAACTGCTTTACACACAATGGAATCTTGACCTCAATCCCGCCCAGTTTGCGGTCGTGCGTGGCAACCTTGCAGCGGTTAAGCAAGAGACGGCGGCGATGCCAGCTGATCAGATCGATGCGTTGCATTTGCTGCACTTGGCTTCGGTTCATGGTCGAGTGGATGTGATTGTCGAGTTAATGAAACGCAAACCCAGTATTGAACAAGGGTATCACTACGGGGCCACTCCGCTGGCCTATGCAGCAGAGCAAGGACATATTGAAGCCGTTGCAAAGCTGATTGAACTTGGGGCTGATGTCAATTTCAAGGCCGACTACACGGCCCTGCAACGAGCCTGCATCGGGAAGCAACCGGCGACCGTTCGGTTGTTGCTCGAGAAGGGTGCTGATCCGAATATCGCTCGCCATGATGGACAAACCGCTTTGCATCTTGCCACGAAATTTGGTTGCGACGAGTGTGTCAAGTTGCTGCTCGAACACGGTGCCGATCCCAAGGCGATTGCCGATGTAGACGCCACACCAATGGGGCGATAG
- a CDS encoding RNA polymerase sigma factor, producing MDLQESIDRFGSPLTGLLVSWGVPAFDAAELAQDSLADAHLSLASCRGDVNEPLVFGRWLRGIAKNKFRAWSRSRSRRQRLAAAAEPELLDRITSETIVIDERLLRLRNEIQRLPNKHREVILMHYLDETPVVEVAALLSISVKAVEGRLYQARKKLRTQMDEPTNWTQVAKAVLL from the coding sequence TTGGACCTTCAAGAGAGTATCGACCGATTCGGCTCTCCCTTGACGGGATTGCTCGTGTCCTGGGGTGTACCCGCCTTTGATGCCGCTGAATTGGCCCAGGACAGTCTTGCCGATGCGCATCTGAGCCTTGCGTCCTGCCGCGGTGATGTGAACGAACCGCTTGTGTTTGGTCGTTGGTTGCGGGGGATCGCCAAGAACAAGTTTCGAGCGTGGTCGAGAAGCCGTTCGCGACGTCAACGCTTGGCCGCCGCCGCAGAGCCAGAATTGCTCGACCGGATCACTTCCGAGACCATCGTCATCGACGAGCGCTTGCTGCGATTGCGAAACGAGATCCAGCGACTTCCCAATAAGCACCGCGAAGTGATCTTGATGCACTACCTGGACGAAACACCGGTTGTAGAAGTGGCGGCACTTTTATCGATCTCGGTGAAAGCAGTCGAAGGTCGCTTGTATCAAGCTCGAAAGAAACTTCGAACGCAGATGGATGAACCCACGAATTGGACCCAGGTGGCAAAGGCGGTGTTACTATGA
- a CDS encoding DUF4314 domain-containing protein: MTQLKPGDRIRLTSMTDDPDPIPTGTTGTVTGLHLQNGWTQVDVDWDNGRSLMLSIPPDVVERIDAVQPNGRSC, from the coding sequence ATGACACAGCTCAAACCAGGCGATCGCATCCGTCTGACTTCGATGACCGACGATCCCGATCCAATTCCGACTGGCACCACCGGAACTGTCACGGGCCTGCACCTGCAAAATGGCTGGACGCAAGTCGATGTCGATTGGGACAACGGCCGATCGTTGATGCTTTCGATTCCACCGGACGTTGTCGAGCGAATCGACGCCGTTCAACCGAACGGCAGAAGCTGTTAA
- a CDS encoding sialate O-acetylesterase yields the protein MEGPASIKTFDYIGDDPATAPLLKLMRGADGKPTVCDHTWISYLSGDGETNFEITGKLTAGYGSMWGLDSKKPGDKIGPEFTFGITMDAALAEPVLIIKAAWGGKSLHTDFRSPSAGPYELSSFQRENYPKQTGHGIPEDFEQWKADKAQATGHYYRLMIEHVKKVLADPKRVYPDYDAAQGYELAGFVWLQGFNDMVDGHVYPNHNNPNRFDLYSELLAHFIRDVRKDLAAPNLPFVIGVMGVGGLKDESVDMVAFRGAMAVPAAMPEFKGHVVAVQTAPFWSEELAAIDKKHEKVRQMRHFLDSKHKDHANADGKMTEEQKREFVKKFEADLITPAEAAIWKRGASNAGYHYLGCAKTFALMGKAFAEANLKMLESQRP from the coding sequence ATGGAAGGGCCGGCGAGTATCAAGACCTTTGACTACATTGGCGACGATCCGGCGACCGCGCCGCTGCTGAAGTTGATGCGGGGTGCCGACGGGAAGCCGACGGTGTGCGATCACACGTGGATTTCGTATCTCTCGGGCGACGGCGAGACGAACTTCGAAATCACCGGTAAACTGACAGCAGGCTACGGGTCCATGTGGGGCCTGGACTCCAAGAAGCCCGGCGACAAGATCGGCCCCGAATTCACCTTCGGTATCACGATGGACGCTGCGCTCGCGGAGCCGGTGCTCATCATCAAGGCGGCGTGGGGCGGCAAGAGCCTGCACACGGATTTCCGCTCGCCGAGTGCGGGGCCTTATGAATTAAGTTCGTTTCAGCGGGAGAACTATCCCAAGCAGACAGGGCACGGCATCCCAGAGGACTTCGAACAGTGGAAAGCCGATAAAGCGCAGGCGACCGGTCACTACTACCGCCTGATGATCGAGCATGTGAAAAAAGTGCTCGCCGATCCGAAGCGGGTCTATCCGGATTATGATGCCGCGCAGGGCTATGAACTCGCGGGCTTTGTCTGGCTTCAGGGATTCAACGACATGGTCGATGGCCACGTCTATCCGAACCATAACAATCCGAACCGCTTCGATCTCTACTCGGAATTGCTCGCACACTTCATCCGTGACGTGCGCAAGGATCTGGCCGCTCCCAACCTGCCATTCGTGATCGGCGTGATGGGGGTCGGCGGGCTCAAGGACGAGTCCGTGGATATGGTGGCTTTCCGGGGGGCGATGGCAGTGCCCGCGGCCATGCCCGAGTTCAAGGGCCATGTCGTCGCAGTGCAAACCGCACCGTTCTGGTCGGAGGAACTCGCAGCCATTGACAAGAAGCACGAGAAGGTTCGCCAGATGCGCCACTTTCTCGATTCAAAGCACAAAGACCATGCCAACGCGGATGGCAAGATGACGGAGGAGCAGAAGCGGGAGTTTGTGAAGAAGTTCGAGGCTGACCTCATCACGCCCGCCGAAGCCGCGATCTGGAAACGCGGCGCCTCCAACGCCGGCTACCACTACCTCGGCTGCGCGAAGACCTTCGCGCTGATGGGCAAAGCCTTCGCCGAGGCCAACCTCAAGATGCTGGAGTCACAGCGCCCATGA